The Patescibacteria group bacterium genomic interval TCATGGCGTTCGTCTTCGGTCAGAAGACCCATCATATACTGACTGTCAATAACATCAACCTCCTTGTCCCCTTTCGCCACCAATTCATCACGACCTTCTACATTGACTAAATCGGCAATACCGAAAGATTGAGCGGATAAGGTCAAATATTTAAAACCGGTATCTTTCATGGCGTCCAAAGTCTTAACGGTCGCTTCGGGACCGAATTGATAAAGCACGTCAGCCAAAATTTTAGACAAATCTTTCTTACTCACGCGTTTATTGACAAAGTCAAACTCCGCCGGCAGAACCGCATTGAAAATAATACGTCCGACGGAAGTCTCCAATAATTCTTTCTTGGAACGTTTATCGGTTTTTCTGGCGTATAAAACCTTAATCTTTGATTGCAAAGAAATAATATGCTTATCAACGGCCAAAATCGCCTCATCCAAAGAAGAAAATGCCCGGACCGGCTGGCTTTCATCCAGAGTAGTCAAATAGTAACAGCCCCAGACGATATCTTGGTTAGGCGTAACAATTGGTTGTCCGCTGGCCGGTTTCAATAGATTTTTAGAAGCCAGCATTCTCTCGGCCGCCTCTTTATTGGCGTCCTCAGATAACGGTACATGGACGGCCATCTGGTCGCCGTCAAAGTCAGCGTTGAAAGCGGCGCAAACCAAAGGATGGATTTGAATAGCCAAACCCTCAATCAAAATCGGTTTAAACGCCTGGATACCCAAACGATGTAAAGTCGGAGCACGATTCAATAAAACATGAGCGCCTTTGACCACTTCCTCCAAAATGTCCCAGACTTCGTCATGCTTGGCGTCGATATAACGATTGGCGCTTCTGATATTATGCACAATACCGCGCTCGATTAATTTGGAAATAATAAACGGTTTAAATAACTCCAAAGCCATAATCTTAGGAATACCGCATTGATCCAAACGCAATTTTGGGCCGACTACGATAACTGAACGGCCGGAATAATCGATGCGTTTGCCCAACAAGTTCTGACGAAAACGGCCCTGTTTGCCCTTAAGAATATCGGCTAAGGATTTAAGCATGCGCTTCTGCCCGGTCGAGGCCACTACAGTCTTGCCATGGCGCGCATTATTATCGATTAGAGAATCTACCGCTTCCTGCAACATGCGTTTCTCGTTTCTAGTGATAACTTCGGGCGCATTAAGCTCCTGCAACTGTTTTAAACGATTGTTGCGGTTAATAACGCGACGATACAAGTCATTCAAATCGGAAGTGGCGAAACGTCCGCCATCAAGCGGTACCATAGGACGCAAATCCGGCGGGATTACCGGAACGGCGGTCAAAACCATCCATTCGGGACGGAGGCCGTTCTTGATCAAGTTGTTAAAAAATTTGACACGGCGGATCAGCTTATCTTTCTTGGCGCCGACTGTAACGATGATTTGCTTATCAAGCTCTTCCACGGTCTTAGTCAAATCAATACGCGACATCAACTCGCGAATCGCTTCCGCGCCGATGCCCGCTTCAAAAATATGACCGTATTTCAATGACAACTCATGAAAGGTATGCTCGGAAATAATCTTTAAGGGGCGGATTTCTTTGAGTTCGCTTTCCGCCATCAAGACAGTCTCTTCCAATTCCTTCAATTTTTCATCGCGCAACTTGGCAAAATTCTCCAAGGCTTCGGACTTTTCCGCCTCAGGATTGCCGGAAGCGCTCAGCTGTTTGACTTTATTATCATAATCAGCTTCAATCTGCTTGCGGTATTGCTTATACTCCCCTCGCAACTGTTCAAATGTCTGACTCTTTAAATCTTCATTGACATTGGTAATGATAAAATCAGCAAAATAAATAACTTTTTCCAAATTCTGGACAGACATGTCCAACGCCAAGCCGATCTTGGACGGAATACCGCGCAAGAACCAAATATGCGAAACCGGGGACGCCAAATCAATATGACCCATGCGTTCGCGGCGTACCACGGCGCGAGTCACTTCTACGCCACATTTGTCGCAGATAATGCCCTTATACCGAATTTTCTTGTATTTGCCGCAATAGCATTCCCAATCTTTAATCGGACCAAAAATACGTTCGCAGAATAAGCCGTCTTTTTCCGGCTTCTGCGTACGGTAATTAATGGTTTCGGGACGCGTCACCTCGCCGTGCGACCAGGTATGGATATCCTCGGGCGATGCCATTTTTAACCGAATAGAGTCAAAATGGATGTTGGGCACTTGTTCTTGGTTGAACATATTATGTTAGTAATTAGGAATAAAGAAATTAAGCGTCTATTTCCTCATCGTCTTTTATCATGCCGGACTCGATCTTATCATCAGCGTTCCTGATCGGCTTATTATTTTCCAACAATTCCACATTAAGCGCCAATCCCTTAAGTTCACGAATCAAAACGTTAAACGATTCCGGAATATATAAGTTAGTAATAGGTTCACCCTTGATGATGTTTTCGTAAGTCTTGCTGCGGCCGACCACATCATCGGATTTGATGGTTAAAATCTCCTGCAAGGTCGCGGCGGCGCCATAGGCTTCCAGCGCCCACACTTCCATTTCGCCGAATCTTTGTCCGCCGAATTGCGCTTTACCGCCCAAAGGCTGTTGAGTAATCAAGGAATAAGGGCCGATAGAACGAGCATGAATCTTATCTTCCACCAAATGATTCAACTTCAACATATACACCATGCCGACAGTTGATTTCTTGGCAAAGGATTCACCGGTACGGCCATCATACAATTGAATACGCCCATCTTCCGGATAACCAGCGGCTTTAAGCTGTTCACGGATATTATCTTCGGTCGCGCCATTAAAGACGTTGGTCGCCACTTTATAACCCAAAGCTTTGGCGGCCAGACCCAAATGAGTCTCCAAAATCTGTCCCAGGTTCATACGGGAAACAACGCCTAAGGGAGACAGGATAATATCAACCGGTGTGCCATCAGCCAAATGCGGCATATCTTCTACGGGCACAACCTTGGAAATAACACCCTTATTGCCGTGACGGCCGGCCATTTTATCGCCGACTTGCACCTTGCGCAAAGAAGCGACAGTCACCTGAACCATCTTAATCATGCCGGCTGACATCTTATCGCCGTTCTCGCGGGAGAAAATCTTGATATCAATCACCTTGCCGGAAGAACCATGCTCCAAGTATAAAGAAGAATCGCGGACGTCTCGAGCTTTTTCACCAAAAATGGCGCGCAACAATTTCTCTTCGGCCGACAGTTCGGTTTCGCCCTTTGGCGTAATCTTACCGCACAGAATATCGCCGGACTTGACGGTGGCGCCGATGCGCACAATTCCTTCCTCATCCAAATCTTTTAACTTTTCTTCACTAATATTAGGAATATCGGAAGTAACGATTTCCGGACCCAGTTTAGTCTCACGCACTTCGCAAGTATAATTTTCAATATGAATCGAAGAATAACGATCCTTCTGCACTAATTTTTCCGACAGGATAATCGCGTCTTCATAGTTATATCCCTGCCACGGCATGAAAGCGACCAAAACATTCTGACCCAAAGACAGTTCTCCCTGATCGGTGCCGGGCCCGTCAGCCAAAACATCACCCTTCTTAATTTCCTGATCAATACTGACAATCGGCTTCTGGTTAATGCAGGTGGAAGCATTAGAGCGGGTATATTTGGTCAAACGGTAAGTATCTATTTTATTATTTTTATTCAAAATTTCAATCTTGTCGCCATGCAAACCGATGACTTTGCCGTCTTCTTTGGCTAAAGCCACATGGCCGGAATCGCGAGCGGCGATGCGCTCCAGTCCGGTGCCGATCAGAGGCGCTTGCGGCCTGACCACGCAAACAGCTTGGCGTTGCATGTTCGTACCCATCAACGCGCGGACAGCGTCATCATGTTCCAAAAACGGAATACAAGAAGTGGCAATAGAAACAATCTGGTTGGACGACACGTCCATATAATCAACTTGATTGGTGGGAGCGACAGTCGGATTCAATTTAACGCGAGCCTCCACTTTATCAGATTTAAAATATCCCCCTTCATCCAATTCCGTATTATACGGAGTGGTAGTGGAACGAGATTCCTCAAAAGCATCAATATATTTAATTTCATCGGTCACGCGCGGCTTAACGCTGATCTTTTTCAATTCGGCGTTTTCTGCCAAAACCTTGGCGATTTCTTTAGAAATTTTCTCTCCGGCCTTGACTGCGACCGAACCGCTTCCGTCTTTCAGATCAACTTGGGCGATTTCGCCGACAGCGGCCTTGCCATCATTAACCAAAGTATGGGCCACTTTATAATAAGGGGCTTCAATAAAACCATATTCGTTAATACGGCAATAACCGGCCAAATGGCCGACCAAACCGATATTGGGACCTTCCGGAGTGGCAATCGGGCAGATTCTGCCATAATGAGTCGGGTGTACGTCGCGCACTTCAAAACCGGCGCGTTCGCGGGATAAGCCGCCCGGACCAAGCGCCGAGATTCTGCGTTTATGCTCCAGCTCGGCCAAAGGATTGACCTGATCCATAAACTGCGACAGCTGGGAAGACATGAAAAATTCCTTGACCACCGACATTAATGGTCGCGCGTTGATTAATTTTGACGGGTTTAAGGTGGTAACATCCAAAGTGGACATGCGATCTTTAATGATCCTCTCCATTCTAGCTAAACCGATGCGGAACTTAGCCTGGACTAATTCGCCTACGGCCTTAACCCGGCGATTTCCCAGATGATCAATATCATCAGCTTGCTCCTGAGTCAAAGTCAGGCGCATGATTTCTTTCAAAATATTAATAATATCTTCTTTCAGCAAGACTCTGCTCTCTTTATTGATTTCGCGATCGCTTTCAAAACGCTGATTCATCTTATAGCGACCCACTGAACCGAAATCGTAACGCGAAAAATTAAAAAACATGTTATCAATCAACTGTTTGGCATTATCGGGCGCAGCCAGATCTCCCGGACGAATACGCTTATAGACTTCAATCAAGCCTTCGGCTTCATTTTCTGAGACGTCTTTCTTGATGGTCGCCTCAATAAACTCTTCGGCGCCTTCAAAATCAGTGAATTGGCCAAGTATTTCTTCATTGCTGGAAAAACCGAAAGCGCGCAACAAAGCGGTTGCGGCTACTTTTCTTTTGCGGTCAATCTTAACCCAAAGCACTTTATTCAAATCAGTTTCAAACTCCAGCCAAGAACCGCGATTAGGAATGACTTTAGCACCGTATAATTTGCGATCAACTGCCGGAGTGGAAGTAAAGAAAACACCGGCCGATCGGACTAATTGAGAAACAACGACACGCTCAATACCATTAACGATAAACGTACCGCGATCGGTCATCAAAGGATAATCGCCCAAATAAATCTCCTGTTCCATGCTTTGGCCGGTCTTTTTATTAACCAACTTAACATTAACGCGTAATGGCGCTTCATAAGTAATATTCTTCTCCTTGGAGGCCACTTCATCAAATTTGGGTTCATCCATGTAATAATTCATGAAATACACCTCTAAATCTCGGCCGATAAAGTCGGTAATCGGTGAAAATTCATCCAAAAGCTCGCGCAAACCAACTTTCCAGAACCAGTCATAAGACCATTTCTGCAATTCAATCAAATCAGGCGCCTGAAACAAATTTTTTGTTAGAGGCGCAAAATTAACTCGACCGTTAACCACGTTCAAATTATTTTTATTAGACATAAAAAAGCCCTCATTTCCCTTATTTTAGCCAAATACTTGGCCATGAGCGTTAGAAATGAGTTCGATTATTTATTTATTGAGTTGTATTTTTAGAATAAGACACTAATTTTTACGGCTTATTAGTGTTCACAAGCACTCTAAATGACTTCTCCGCCCGTTAGCGGATAAAGATTTAATATAATTATATTAACAGAAACGATAAAAGAAGTCAACACTTTTTTTGACCACTTGAGCAAGATTTTATTATTTGTCAAATAATAATTAATTATTATCTAAATTTAGCCAATAATAGGTATAAAATATCTAAAAAATTAAAATTATAAATTAAAAAATATTTGAGTTATCCACAGGTAGATTACTAATCTAATCAGTAGTCAAACTGCAATAGTTGATTTTTATGCTTCTTAGGATTATACTTACCAATACATTTTAGCAAAAAATGAGGCACTTTACAAAATCATTGCACAAAACGCAAAGGAGTAAAAAACGATGATAGTCCCACGAGTTAAGCTTTTACGCCTGATTATCCCCGCCTATCCCCCATTTAATCCTTATAATCAGTTTTATAGCCGTACGACCGCCCTGGGAGCGATCCTGACTGCCTCGGCGGCTAACAAAATACCGGATTGGGAAGTTGAGGTAATTGACGAAAATAACTGCCCCAATACTCCTGCCTGGCTGAAATTGACACCCGATGGCCGGATTGACCATCAAACCTTGCAAAAAGAACGGCCGGCAGATATTGTCGCTTTATGCGCCTCACTCAGTTCAACCATGCCCCGCGTCTTTGAATTGGCCGAGACTTACCAATCATGCGGAATACTAACGGTGGCTGGCGGTTATCACGTTACCGCTTTACCCGAGGAAGCGCTTGATCATTATCTGGATATCGTGATTACGGATGACGAAGAAAAAACAATCATGCAAGTCATGAAAGTTTACGATTCTTTATGTCAGGATATTAATTATGACTTATACCTGGCAAACAGAGCGATAGAAACCTATAAAAATAATCGCTCGTCTCATTTTTATGAGCTGGAAGAAAATATAAAGAACTATTGGCTTAAAGTGGACGGCATTGCCTTTCGGCATATTAATGAAACCATAATCAACCCGCTTGCCAACCGACCATACAACTGCCGACCGGCATCATTGCCTGATTTTAGTTTGTTGCGTTACGCCAAATTGGAAGTCTATCCTATTAATTGGCACCGTGGCTGTCCGCTTAGATGCGAGTTCTGCGCCGTCAGAGAAAAACCCAGCAAGGAGTCGGCTCTTGATCTGTTTAAAGTTGTCCGACATTATCATGAAAAATTCGGGGCTGATAACTTTTTTATCGTTGACGATCGTTTTGGCGGCAATCTAAACAACAAAACAGAACGCGATGAACTGATCTCGGCCTTGAAACTGCTCATCACTTACCAAAAAAAAGTCAGGCGGAACTTTAGCTTCAGCGCCCAATTGGAACTTAATGCTTCAGATGATACCAAACTTCTTTTATTACTATATCAAGCAGGAATAAACACCGTACGCTTAAGCTATGATTCGTCCATTATTGAGGCTCCGGAGATTAATGATGGAACCCACCATCAAGCGACCAAAGGCCACACTATAAAATGGCGCACTATGGTTTATTATACTCGGCAATGGCATCAGGCGGGATTTCTCGTCCATGGCATGTTTATTTTCAATTATCCCCAAAAGGCGGAAACGATTGCCGATTGGGCTAATGAATTAAAACAACACGGGGAGTTGAGCGCCGAAACAGAAAAGATTATTAATCTTGTGGCCGAAGCCGAACAAACCTGCGGCCTCAACGAGTTGCCGACAATAAAAGATCGAGTCCGCGCCGTAAAAGAATTCATCAAATGGGCGAGAATAGATACAATACAAGTAACTCTGGCTGTGCCTTCGCCGGGAACCGCATTGCGCTCCCGATTGGAAAAATCAGGACAACTCTTCTCTCCGACAGAAGTCGGCTGGGAATACTATGACGGGCAATTCCCGCTATACCAGCCAAGCAACTGCGAAGCGGAAGAAATGTGGCAAGGAGCTCAAGACATTATGTCCGGCTTCTATGGCTTGAAGAATCTCTTCCGTCAACTTTCCGTAAGCGGTTGGGCGATCAAGAGAAACCGGATGAATGAATCGGTACGCCATAATTTTTTGGGCAAACTAAAAAGAGCCAAAACAGCTCTTAACAAGTAATCGTACTTTATACCGTTCGCTTCGACGAACGGTTTTTCTTTTGCCAAAATTCTTCAATCTGCTTGGCGATTATTCCCGGTTTAGCGGTGTAAACAAATAAAAATTGCCTGGCGTTAATTCCGCGAACCATCAGTTTCAACCCCGCCTCAATCGCTGTTATCTTTATCCGGCGCGGACCATGCTCAATGGACTTTATTTCACCGGTGACAATTTTCGTTACTAACGACTGGCGATATAGAAATTTCACCAACTTATCCGCTTCATCAATAACAGTAGAATGGCCCGAAGCGACTTTTTTTCCGGCAATATGCGGCATAAATAAATCAGCTAAAAAAACTAATTAAAGTTGTTTAAGCAATTCCCTGACCACTCCCCGTTCATCCCATTTCAACTTACGGCCGTTAGCAACACAAATCGCCTGCTCCGAACCCTTGCCGGTCAAAAGAACCAAATCGCCAGCCTGGGCCAGATCCAAGGCGAACTTGATAGCCTCGCGCCGATCCAAAATCCTAAACAAATTTTCGCCCTCAAGCTTGCCGGACTTACTGGCGCCCTCGGCCACCTGATCAATAATCATCTGCGGATCATCATCGTAAGGATCCTCATTAGTTATCACGCAAACGTCGGAATTCTTTGCCGACAATTCTCCCAAAATCGGACGACGACTAATATCCCGGCCCCCGCCACAAGAACCAAAAACATGGATTATTTTGTTGTCAGTACCGACTAATTGATGGTCTTTGACGGTGGCGAACAATTGCCGCATCGATTCCGGTTCCGGCGCATAATCAACCAAAACCTTAAACGGCTGGCCAACAGCGATAAACTCCATTCGGCCGGGCACGCCAGCAACTTGCTCCAGAGATCCCCGGCATTGCGCGAGAGCCACTCCCTGCGACTGCGCCACGGCAATCGCCGCCAAAGAATTATAAATATTGAATCTGCCGAACAGCTTAAGATCGAATTTTTCATCTCCGACAGTAAAACCGACACCATTGGGCTGATAAGAAACATTTTCCGCTTTGATTTGGTTGCTGTCAGCTAAACCAAAAATAGTTTTTTTATCAACTTGAAAATTCAAAAATTCTTTGGCATAACCGTCATCGCCGTTAGCGATTATGGCTTTAGTTATTTTTCGTCCGGCGATTATTTTAACCGGAGAATCCTCCAAATGCTGGAACAGCTTTAATTTGGCGTTTTTGTAATTTTCAAATCCGCCATGCGCTTCAATATGCTCCGGTGTCAAATTGGTAAAAACGCAAACGTCATAGTGAATCCCTAAATGGCGATACTGCTCAATACCCTGGGAGGAGGTTTCAATCACGGCATACTGACAACCGGCGGAAACCATCTGAGAAAGCAGTCTTTGCAAGGCCAACCGCCCCAACATAGTCATTTTTTTATCATTCAGCTTCTCCTTATCAGCAATTTTAAACAAGGTCGTAGAAGCGGCACCGACTTTATAACCGGCGCCTTCAAGAATTTCAGCGATCAGACTGACTGTGCTGGATTTGCCATTAGTGCCGGTTACCCCGATAACGATCATTTTTTCCGACGGCCGGCCATAAATAATATTGGCCAAAAGCGCCAAACACTTATGGTAAGTATTCAGCCAGGATACAGGAATGACTTTTTTTATTTTAGCTAACATAGAATTTTAACGGGTTATCTTCCCAAAATCTTCAACGCTTCCTTAATCTTATCACCGGCGTCCAACGATTGGCACTGGCTAAGCGCCTCGCGCGCCTGGCCGGCCGAATAACCCAAGGACACCAGCGCTTCCAGGGCGTCGCCAAAGCTATCATTCCAAGAGGCGGCGGCGCCAGTCATTGTTCCGCCCAATTTATCCTTAAGTCCTGTTACGATTTTTTCCGCGGTCTTAGGACCGATGCCGGAAACTTTAGCCAGAATCTCGTGATTACCGCTTTGCACGGCGGTAATAATATCATCGATCTTAGCTTTACGCAGAATATCCAAAGCGCTTCTGGGGCCGATGCCGGATAAGGATAGCAGTAACTCAAAAAATTCCAATTCCTCGTGAGTGGCAAAGCCGTACAAATCCAACACGCCTTCGGCCACTTGCGTATAAATAAAAGCTTCTGCCGTCTGGCCGATAGCTAAATCATTCAATAATCTGTCCAAAACATAAACTTTATAGCCGACCCCGCTAACATCAATCACCGCGAAGTTTTCCCTCTTCAGCTGATTGGATTTTAAGCGGACTTGGCCTTTAAGATAAGCAATCATAAACGCTTGACAAATGTTATTTACCTCATTATAATACAGCAAAACAGAACATTTTACAACCTCAAAAAATCAAACCTTAAAGGAGGTAACTATGCCCGACAATTGCCGACATATCCCGAAATTCGTAACAAAAGATGAGAGGGTTTGCCGATTATGCGGAAAAAAATTCGGAAGACATGAAGTGCTTACGCCGGAAGAAATAGCCGCATTGCTCGGGGCCGAACCGCCGACAAAAAAAAGATTCGTCGTGACCGGCGGACTCGGAGCATTTTTCTTATCTTGGCTTAAAAGGTAATTTTAATCGAACATTTAACTACTAGAATAAAAGCTGTCGAAAATTTTCGACAGCTTTTTATTTTTCTTATCTTTTGACTCTGATTAACCCGGAAAACGGCGAAACTTCCACGCTGTGCTTCTCCAGCTCATCCAAGAACAGATTAACGCCCAGGGAATCGGAAGACATGTGTCCGGCGATTACTACATTGACATGGTATTTTTGCGCTTCTTTCTTATGCTCCTCGCTCATATGCATGCCGACAATCGTGCCGATGCCGGCTTGCGCCATCTTCTCATAAATATCTTTGGAGTTGGAAGTACCACCGGTGATTTCCGTCAAGACAACCCGGCCGCAATAGTTATCC includes:
- a CDS encoding DNA-directed RNA polymerase subunit beta, whose protein sequence is MSNKNNLNVVNGRVNFAPLTKNLFQAPDLIELQKWSYDWFWKVGLRELLDEFSPITDFIGRDLEVYFMNYYMDEPKFDEVASKEKNITYEAPLRVNVKLVNKKTGQSMEQEIYLGDYPLMTDRGTFIVNGIERVVVSQLVRSAGVFFTSTPAVDRKLYGAKVIPNRGSWLEFETDLNKVLWVKIDRKRKVAATALLRAFGFSSNEEILGQFTDFEGAEEFIEATIKKDVSENEAEGLIEVYKRIRPGDLAAPDNAKQLIDNMFFNFSRYDFGSVGRYKMNQRFESDREINKESRVLLKEDIINILKEIMRLTLTQEQADDIDHLGNRRVKAVGELVQAKFRIGLARMERIIKDRMSTLDVTTLNPSKLINARPLMSVVKEFFMSSQLSQFMDQVNPLAELEHKRRISALGPGGLSRERAGFEVRDVHPTHYGRICPIATPEGPNIGLVGHLAGYCRINEYGFIEAPYYKVAHTLVNDGKAAVGEIAQVDLKDGSGSVAVKAGEKISKEIAKVLAENAELKKISVKPRVTDEIKYIDAFEESRSTTTPYNTELDEGGYFKSDKVEARVKLNPTVAPTNQVDYMDVSSNQIVSIATSCIPFLEHDDAVRALMGTNMQRQAVCVVRPQAPLIGTGLERIAARDSGHVALAKEDGKVIGLHGDKIEILNKNNKIDTYRLTKYTRSNASTCINQKPIVSIDQEIKKGDVLADGPGTDQGELSLGQNVLVAFMPWQGYNYEDAIILSEKLVQKDRYSSIHIENYTCEVRETKLGPEIVTSDIPNISEEKLKDLDEEGIVRIGATVKSGDILCGKITPKGETELSAEEKLLRAIFGEKARDVRDSSLYLEHGSSGKVIDIKIFSRENGDKMSAGMIKMVQVTVASLRKVQVGDKMAGRHGNKGVISKVVPVEDMPHLADGTPVDIILSPLGVVSRMNLGQILETHLGLAAKALGYKVATNVFNGATEDNIREQLKAAGYPEDGRIQLYDGRTGESFAKKSTVGMVYMLKLNHLVEDKIHARSIGPYSLITQQPLGGKAQFGGQRFGEMEVWALEAYGAAATLQEILTIKSDDVVGRSKTYENIIKGEPITNLYIPESFNVLIRELKGLALNVELLENNKPIRNADDKIESGMIKDDEEIDA
- the rpoC gene encoding DNA-directed RNA polymerase subunit beta'; the protein is MFNQEQVPNIHFDSIRLKMASPEDIHTWSHGEVTRPETINYRTQKPEKDGLFCERIFGPIKDWECYCGKYKKIRYKGIICDKCGVEVTRAVVRRERMGHIDLASPVSHIWFLRGIPSKIGLALDMSVQNLEKVIYFADFIITNVNEDLKSQTFEQLRGEYKQYRKQIEADYDNKVKQLSASGNPEAEKSEALENFAKLRDEKLKELEETVLMAESELKEIRPLKIISEHTFHELSLKYGHIFEAGIGAEAIRELMSRIDLTKTVEELDKQIIVTVGAKKDKLIRRVKFFNNLIKNGLRPEWMVLTAVPVIPPDLRPMVPLDGGRFATSDLNDLYRRVINRNNRLKQLQELNAPEVITRNEKRMLQEAVDSLIDNNARHGKTVVASTGQKRMLKSLADILKGKQGRFRQNLLGKRIDYSGRSVIVVGPKLRLDQCGIPKIMALELFKPFIISKLIERGIVHNIRSANRYIDAKHDEVWDILEEVVKGAHVLLNRAPTLHRLGIQAFKPILIEGLAIQIHPLVCAAFNADFDGDQMAVHVPLSEDANKEAAERMLASKNLLKPASGQPIVTPNQDIVWGCYYLTTLDESQPVRAFSSLDEAILAVDKHIISLQSKIKVLYARKTDKRSKKELLETSVGRIIFNAVLPAEFDFVNKRVSKKDLSKILADVLYQFGPEATVKTLDAMKDTGFKYLTLSAQSFGIADLVNVEGRDELVAKGDKEVDVIDSQYMMGLLTEDERHEKIVENWLRINTQILDKVKHCMTEGNSILSMIDSGARGSWGQLSQMIGMKGPVVNPNYEVIELPVKNNFKRGFNVLEFFISSHGARKGLSDTALRTSSAGYLTRRLVDVAQDIVINNEDCHDTSGLTVTKAESEVMGDKLANRLLGRYLVKDLIAGKKVVAKAGEMVTEEVAAKIGSAEIEEATYRSVMTCKNIRGVCSKCYGYDLAYNKPVELGVAVGVIAAESVGEPGTQLTMRTFHTGGVASESDITQGLPRVEEIFEARTPKNKAIIADVSGIVHIKEPRQREIISEDGQPIIKTSGKERILEISFDQDKEKKINIPKGKKVVLQVKDGDEVKDGQVLYENGENKYFSPFAGTVKIDGHSLTLLGNELGVKEYLVASVKSIMVKDNSKVEAGDQLTEGPLDLHQLHKLKEADFTKKYIMKEIQHIYSSQGQKINDKHVEVIVRQMFSKVYVLDSGDSDFMPGEVVEYVDVANANNELKKHKKTLAQYEQLLMGITKVSLSTRSWLASASFQETAKVLINAAITGKTDDLTGPKENIIIGRKIPAGTGFVYGKL
- a CDS encoding UDP-N-acetylmuramoyl-L-alanyl-D-glutamate--2,6-diaminopimelate ligase, translated to MLAKIKKVIPVSWLNTYHKCLALLANIIYGRPSEKMIVIGVTGTNGKSSTVSLIAEILEGAGYKVGAASTTLFKIADKEKLNDKKMTMLGRLALQRLLSQMVSAGCQYAVIETSSQGIEQYRHLGIHYDVCVFTNLTPEHIEAHGGFENYKNAKLKLFQHLEDSPVKIIAGRKITKAIIANGDDGYAKEFLNFQVDKKTIFGLADSNQIKAENVSYQPNGVGFTVGDEKFDLKLFGRFNIYNSLAAIAVAQSQGVALAQCRGSLEQVAGVPGRMEFIAVGQPFKVLVDYAPEPESMRQLFATVKDHQLVGTDNKIIHVFGSCGGGRDISRRPILGELSAKNSDVCVITNEDPYDDDPQMIIDQVAEGASKSGKLEGENLFRILDRREAIKFALDLAQAGDLVLLTGKGSEQAICVANGRKLKWDERGVVRELLKQL
- the ruvA gene encoding Holliday junction branch migration protein RuvA — its product is MIAYLKGQVRLKSNQLKRENFAVIDVSGVGYKVYVLDRLLNDLAIGQTAEAFIYTQVAEGVLDLYGFATHEELEFFELLLSLSGIGPRSALDILRKAKIDDIITAVQSGNHEILAKVSGIGPKTAEKIVTGLKDKLGGTMTGAAASWNDSFGDALEALVSLGYSAGQAREALSQCQSLDAGDKIKEALKILGR